The Pontiella desulfatans sequence TTGTAGATACACTTGATCCAGATAACGACAATGACGGGATTCTAGATCTGGCTGAAATTTCAGGATCTACATTCAATCCTCCAGTTCCTACAGATCCGAACAAGGATGATAGTGATGGGGATGGCAGTAGTGACATGGCGGAATTTCTATTTGGGTATGACCCGACCAATCCAGATTCCCGTTTCCAGATATCGCCTGATGTAGGTGCGAGTAATGGGGCGTATCAATTGACGTTCCAAACTCTGAAAGATCGTATGTACGTTCCTCTGTACTGCGACGACCTCGCAACTGCTAATTGGGTCGCTTTTACCAATGTTGGCAACAGTGTATGGATAGAAAGTCGTGGTGGAACAAACTCCCATACAGTTGTTGATGATTTCACAGTGAATACATCAGGGACGACACCAACGAATAGCGTTCGATTTTACAGAGTATCTGTACAGAAGATCTACTAGGGAGATATTATGAAGAAATATATAGTTCTAATTTCGCTTTTGGTATTACTCCCTCTTTTATGCACTGCTGGTACAGAGCGATTGAACTATCAGGGCAAATTGGCTCATGGTAACTCTCCTGTTACGGGAACTATTCCTATGATCTTCCAAATCTTCGATGGACAGTCTGGAACAAACGTCCTCTATGAAGAATCCATGAGTGTTGATGTCGTGGATGGATATTATTCAATTGAGCTTGGTGAATATCCGAATTTTGGGCAATTGGTCAGTGCCATTAAGCGTCAAGATGCTCATATTCAAGTGACTGTTAATGGGAAGAAATTGAAGCCTAGAGAGAAGGTTGGGAAACCGCCTTTTGCTGAGAAAAGCAAAGAAACTATTCATGATTTCTATATGAACAACAATGTGTTTCCCAAGTCGTACTGGGATAATCAAATAGCGAATACCAACTTCTTCGGCGGCTATTTTTACTCGGTGCATAATTATTCCCTGTATTTCTATAATTGTGAATCGCAACAACATTTTATGTTTGTATCTCCATCGGTGATGGAGAGGAAAACCGTCTCTCAGATAGGTATTTGGGCGAGAAATATAACAACTAATGTGCCAACAGATGTAGTCATCCAAGCTTATGCAAGAGGCTTTGATGATGATCAAATAGAAAGAGTGTTGTCGGATCAAGTTAGATTAGATCAGATGATTCCGCTCGAATGGTTCTATTTGCCAGTTATCTCTCCAGAGAATAAGGCATACATTAATTCAGATGAATACATCCATATAGAGCTTTCATTGCCAGAAGGACAAACTCAAACGAACAGATTTGATCTGACATGTATTCGTGCAAGCGTAGAATTGAAATAGTACCAAGCATTAAAAATACATATGAACGAAATTTTCGATCCAACACAAATATCTGGTGTGTCACCAACTAACGGTGTTCGTTTTTATAGAGTGTCTGTCGAAATCAATTAAGGAGTTCGAAATGCAAAAACTACTTTTACTGGCGACTTTGGTCTTCCCTTTATTGTCCTACTCAGGAACTGAGCGGCTTAACTACCAAGGCAAACTTGCCCATGGGAATAACCCCGTAACGGGCAATGTCCCGATGACCTTCCAAATCTTCGATGGACAGAATGGTACCAATGTCCTTTATGAAGAATCCATGGATGTTGATGTCGTGGATGGTTACTACTCCATTGAACTTGGTGAGTATCCAAACCTTGGGCAGTTGGTAAGTGCCATAAAAAGACAGGATGCCCACATACAAGTGACTGTTAATGGGAAAAAAATGAAGCCTAGAGAAAAAGTCGGTAAGCCACCTTTTGCAGAACACAGCGAGGAAACATGGACAGAATTTAGTTTAGAGCAGTCGGTTGATGGAGATCCTATATTTGAGCAATGGATATCGTATCAAACGAATCCATTTATTGATACTGCGGACACTCACATGAAGTACTTGGGCGGATATCGACCAAGTGAGGGATCTGCAATGTCTTTTTATTTCAACCCAGTCACCGTTTCGAAAAAAGTTAGAGAGGTTAGAGTTTTAGCGTTAAAAAATAATACTGGGTATTACAATGACGTGAATCCTATTCTTCAAAATACAAAGCTAGAAGTAGTGGTGAGATCCCTAACGACAAACGAAAAGACTCGATCTCTTTCAGAGCCTACTGATGTAAGCGAAATTATTTCAGGTGAATGGTTCAGCGTCCCGCTTACTAACAGCATAAAGGATTCTGTCGTAAATGCAGGAGAGTACCTCTGCATAGATGCATATTCCCCATACGTTGATAATGGAGTGTTTGAAAAAGGGTCTCATCTACAGGGAATCTTTATAAATGTCATTGTGTATTGATGAAGTTGACAGGTGAAGGCAAGGTCAGGTGTGTAAACTTGATCTACAAAAATGGGCTTCACTAGAATGGTAATCAATATCTAACTACAAGGGTGGTAGTCCCAATGCTGGCTGATCCAAAAACATTTGATTATGGATCACCCGAAAAGGGCTACTTCTGTAACGGTTATGGGGTGATCTGGGATGAGGGTTTTTGGATCACCTGAATCGGGTAGGGTTTTTGAATCAGTCAAACAATTCTTTAATCCTAAACCTAAGACAATGGCGTCGGCTTGCTGAGATATAGGCTAAATATCTTGATAGCCTTGTTGGGCTAATAGTTTCCTGTAATATGGATCTGGTATAGCCTTATTAAGATATGGGAATGGAGTTACTATGAGATTCAGGAACCTGAGAAAATGGGAAAATCCCAACCAATGTGAAGGATTGCTTTTTTTTGCTCAACGAATGGAGGAACTTCTATTCGACTATTCTTTGGATAGTTACAAACCCCCAGCCTTGAATTCTCTCTTTCTGTGTAAAGAAGCTCTTAGTCTCATTGAAGATATTGAGAACAGGATAATTGATCCTGAGAACCTTGTTCCTGTTCTAGAGGAACTCGATTGGAGTCTAAAGAACGACAGAGTCGCTAAATCGTTATTAGATGCAGAGCCTGAAAAATATATATTGCTGGATGAAGCGACTCAGCTAAAGGATAAGAAGATTCGGCTCGAAGTTCTTGCTAGAACATTGGGTGTGCAAAGGTACGTGGATCGATGCTCTGAGCTTCTTGCGTTAGCTATTCAGGAAAAGAGCAAAATAGAAATATCTAAGCTGTCAACGCTGTTGACGACAACACTCCTTAACTGCGGTCTCAGCAAGCAGTATCTTTATACAAAAACACTCGATTACTTCTATATTGGATCAACACCCAAGATAACTGGAAATGACAATATCAAAGAGTTCCTGGAGTCAATTTATCCAATCGGGCACGAATTTGAGGTATATTTCACCTGTTCAAGGTTGATCGCTGAAGTTAGAGATTCAATATCAGCATTTAACGTCATCATACTGGACGAACTTCCAGAGGACTTGCACGAGATATCTGATCAACAGGGGTTTAAGAAATCTGATGACGAAGTGTATGTCGAAGTAAGCGAAATTCAGTGTGCTGATGTGTTTACAGCCAGAGAGCTAGCAGAAAGACGATTAGACCAACTGCGAGATCTATTTACCCTCTTTAATCACAAAAATCAGATCTCATGGAATGAGAAAGCACTTATAAAGCAATGTTGCGTAGAAGGTCCCAAATGTGTTCTCCCGCCCAAGAGTGCTATGGAGAAAGGATTTGATATGAAGCCAGAAATGGCTTCGAGGGAATTGAATCGCTTGATTAAACAAGTATCTCTGTCAGACAGCTCTTTAGAAAAATTCAATAGGGTTGTTGATTTCCACGGCATCGGGGTTACGAATGATGTGCCAGAAAACCAACTGCTTAATATTTGGATAGCTATTGAGACCTTGTTGCCTACTCACTCGGGAGGATCGAAGATCAATGTAATTAACGATCTCATGCGACCATTCCTGTCGGTAAATTACATTAGTAGATTGGTTGAGCGATTTGCGGCGGATCTCTTGTTATGGAATAAGTTTAAGACCCGATTCGTCTTGAGGAAAATACCAGACTCAAAAGGTATGACCGTTTACCAAAAGGTACTTCGATTGCTCGCTCTAAATGAAAATGACGCTGTGTTGCAAGAGTTGTACGGGTCACTTCGAGATTTTCATTTGCTTAGGTTCAGAGCGTTCCAGTTGTCGGAAATGCTAAGAGATTTGGAAAAAATTCGTGCGCATATCGAACAACATCGAAAAAAGATTGCTTGGCAGGTTCGGCGAATTTACAGAACGAGAAATCTCATTGTTCACTCTGGGAAGAAGCCTAAGTACATCCTTTCTCTCATAGAAAATGGTCATGACTACCTTGATCAAACCCTCTTTGAGGTCATAAAAATGTCTACGGGTAGTTATTGTGTGGAGACATTTGATCAGGCTTTTGAACTAGCACGGTTAAAGTATTCGATTTACTGGAAAAACCTAAACTCTATTGAATCATTCTCCTCCGACAACATTGATTTTCTTTTGCGAGAGTCTTGGGGTTTGGAGAGGTTGAGTAATAGTCGGTCAGCTGATAAAGCAACTGACGAGACTCAATGTTAAGTGGGTCATTTGGCGTCATCCTGCCATCTGAATTTGAGGAATATCCTTCAAAGTCCGATAGACAGTCCCGTAAGACACCCCAAGCTGTTTGGCAATCCGTCTAACCCCAAGACCTTCTTCACGAAGCTTGAGAGCCTTGGAGACATCGAATCCCACACGAGGTCGTCCCAGAGTCTTACCTTCCTTGCGGGCACGATCAAGACCGCTCATTACACGCTCCCGAATGACTGATTTCTCCAATTCAGCAAATGCAGAGATGATCTGGAACATGCATTTACCCATCGGGGAACTGGTATCGATATTTTCGCTGTAGCTGATGAAGTCGATTCCGAGGTGATCGAATTCTTCCAAGCCTTCGATGAGCATCTTTGTGCTTCGTGCAAACCTGTCGAAGCGATACACAATCACCGCTGAAAAATGACGTTTCTTGGCATCTGCCAAAAGGGCGAGATATTCAGGTCTCTTGTCTGATGATCCGGACATCTGATCAACGTATTCCTTATGGATCTCAAAGCCTCTTTGGGAACAATACTGACGCAATAGGGATAGCTGGGTTTCTACATTCTGTTTGCCGTCAGAAGTGGATGTGCGGGCGTAAATGGCGATCTTCTGGACATGATTTGTAGTCATTGGGATAGATGCTCCTTGGTCTATTTGGGCTTGTCGTCTCATGTGAATATATGTATATACAATATATAGGCGAAATGCAAGCTTTATTGTATATACAAATAATTGAGATGATATGGACAAACCTAAAAAACGGGGCAGACCGTCTCTGACTGATCCTGAACGTAAGCGAATAATGCTTCCCGTTCGGTTTACTGAAGCAGAGAAAGCGAAGATTCAGCAGGATGCAAAAGATAGTGGGCTAAGTCTGACCGAATATGTGCGGCGAAAACTACTCTGACTCTATTGGGCGTGATCTATTGCCTATCTGACCTCTGTTCACAACATTACTTCAGCTTAGGCAGGAAACCCCCTTGATAATTGGTACGTCTCGTGGTACAAAAACCGCTAAATTCAAATAGGGGTATTCACTTCGCTGGACTAAGTCTGTATCTTGTGGTTTCTTCCCCTGACCGACAGGGATATTTCCTTGAACCGAACGGGTTCCATAGCGACTGCATTTTGTAGCAGACGGTAAAACAGCATTCCCCGCGAGCGGGAAGTGCGCCGGTTGAAGCGGAACGTGTATTCGTCGAGATAGTATGCCAAATGCTCGTGACTTACTGCGCCCTGATGTGTTCCGCCAAGCCACCGCTTAAGCAAACTGGCGACTCGATGGCAAAGGGGGAGCAGGTTCGCGCCAACATCCTCGGATTTCCGAACGACTTTATGGTCGTAGCCCAAAGCTCCCAAACCATTGTACCCCTTCCACCCGTCCGTCTTCACCTGCGTACCCGGATCAACTGTTTCTCGGATGGCCCCTTCAAGACTTTTGGATGAGGCATCGGGTATTTTTACAAGGCGAATGCGACCGACGGCCTTACCATTCTCCTGCGCCACGATCAGCACAAGGGTCTTGCCTTCGGCTCCGCGCCCCCGTTTCCCGGGCCTTGTGCCGCCTATGAAGGTTTCATCCACCTGCACGGTTCCGGTCAGTCTTTCCCGTCCCGGACGTACCATCGCCCGGCGGAGCTTGTGCAGCCACGTCCATGCGGTCTTGTAGCTTCCGAGGCCGAGAACGCGCATCAGTCCCAGGGCGCTGGCTCCGTTCTTCTGGCTTGTCACCCACCAGATCGCCCTGAACCAGGACGCCAGCGGTTTGCGGGTGCCCTCAAAGATCGTACCCGAGGTTACAGATGTTTTACGACTGCACTTCTTGCACTTGAAAAGGCCGTCTGCCAGTCGCCACGACTCCCCATGGCCACAGGCCGGGCAAAGGAAGCCGTTCGGCCATCGCAATGATGCAAGATAGTCGCGACATGCTTCTTCACTTGAAAAGTTCAGTTCCAATTCTTCCAGATCCTTTGGATACGCTTCCATGAAACGTGTGTACCACAACATGTGGGTCTAGTCCAGCGAAGTGAATACCCCTAAATTCAAATATGTACCGAGGTTTTAGAAATAGCAAAAACCCCTTTAAAAATGGCTATTTCTGGCAGAATCAATGCGGTGGAAACTGAAATCCCGTCTTTCACCCCAATTTAAGAGGCTTGGATTTCGGTCCAAGCCTCTCTTTTTTTGGCAATCACCATAGACGGGGGGAGGGCGGTTTTCATTTTGTGTTCGAGCTGGAATCCCATACCAGTGCCTTCAAGTGTTCACCGGTTGTGCCGCAACATCCCCCGAGCATTTTGATTCCTGCTGTTCGGTGCAGGTTGTGCATGCAACGACTCCAATCTTCAACCGGATCGGCTTTAACCGTTCCCGCGCCTTCGAGCTCGTCGTGGGAAAGCGACGAAGCGTTGGCTTGTATGGAAAGCAGGCGCTTGGCGGCATCCCCGGAAAGTTCCGATGCCTGGAGAAATGAGGGATAGCAGCAGTTGACGCCATAGCCGATGGGCGACCGGTTGGTTTCCGCATCGATCCTTGAAATGGCTTCCTCAAGGGTTGTTCCATCAAGGATGCAACCGTCTTTTCCGATGACGAAGCTGATGATGTAGGGCTTTCCGGTTGCGGCCATGGCCTGGGCAATGCCGAGGGCTTCGCCAACCTCCGGAAGGGTGACGGCGTATAGAAAGTCGGCTTCGGTCAGCCGCTCGATCTGCCAGGCGTGGAAGTCGTAGGCTTCGGAGGTGGTGATGGCTTCCTCGGGTTGATAACAGTCGTTTTTGCAGCCGAGCTGCCCGGCGATGAGGACGCTGGCATAGTCCTGTTTGAATTCCATTTCAAACTGAACGGCCGCTGCATTGAGATCGGTTGCGATGTTTTCCTCGGTACAACGCAGTTTATCAACCCGCCAGGTCGGCGTACCCAGAACGATTGGCAGGCCGGCTTCTTTGGCAATGGCGATGTATTCGCGAACAAACCCGCGCAGTATATCGCGCCCTTCCAGGGTTTGGGTCAGCAGGGAGGTGGCAAGCCTGGGATGCAGCAGGTCGGGATGCGCGCGGCGCACCCGCTCCGCGATGGCGGCTTCCATCAGGATCGTTGGACAGGATTGGAGGGTCTGTTCAAAGTTCATGATGCCATTAAACATAAAAAGCGCCCCGAATGGGACGCTTTTCTGACGAGTGATTCGTGAAACGTGAGCCGTGAAATGGATCACGCCTCACTCGTCACTTTTCACGCCTAGTGGCTGACTTCCACCTTGGCGCCTTTGGCCTGGCCGATGTCGGCGAGGAGCTCGCCGAACCAGGGCTCGTCGATGTCGAACGGCTTGCCGCCGGCAATGCGCGGGAACTCGCAGGCGCGCAGCTCGTCGTTCTTATCCTCGTCGTGGCCAACCACGCCGCCGATGCCTTCCATCGCGGATTCAACGGCCTTGTCGCAGCAATCCTTGATGAGCTTGAGGTCGGCCGCGTTGGAGGCGGCGGCCCGGGCAAAGTAGCCGGACTTCTGGATGAGCACCTTTTCGGCACCGAGCAGCTTGGCGAACTGTTTGCCGAACCAGGCGCCGGGATTGACGGCGTCGAGCTTGACGTGGCCGAAGGCATCGCGCGGGACTTCTTCGCCGGCGGCTTCCATTTCCCTGATGATGGCATCCACGCCGGCCCCTTCGGAGATGAAGATGTTCACGTTGTCGACATCGTCCATCACCTGCCCGAGGCGGGCGGCTTCGGCGGCGATGTCGATTTCCATTTCCGGAACGAAGATGGCGTGGACATCCTTGCGCTCCTTGGAGAGGCCGATGTTCGGCAGGAAGTCGAGTTCCTCGAGGTTTTCGTGGTAGACCTTGGCGGTGTAGGCGGTGAGCCATCCGCAGTTGCGGCCCATGACTTCGTGGATGATGAGCATGCGCGGGTTGGCGTTGTGCTCGGCGACGACGTTGGAGAAATATTTGGCGCCCTCTTCGGCGGCCGTCCAGGCGCCAAGGCTCTGCTTGATCGGGAAGACATCGTTGTCGATGGTCTTCGGCAGGCCAACGACGATCAGCTTGTAGTTGTTTTCGGCCAGGAACGCCGCGAGGTCGGCGGCGGTGGTGTTGGTGTCGTCGCCACCGATGGTGTGGAGGACGTCGACGCCATCCTTGACGAGCTGGTTGGCCGCAACCTCCAGCGGGTTTTCGCCGGGTTGCACGAGGCCGCGTTTTTCGCAGTCCTTGACGTTGGTGAGTTTGACGCGGCTGTTGCCGATCGGGCTTCCGCCGTGCTTGTAGAGGACGGCCGCGTTTTCGCGGATCTCGCCGTTGATCTTGATCGAGTTGCCCTGGAGCAGGCCTTTGTAGCCACCCACGTAGGCGATGATTTCGGTTTCGGGGGAAACTTCGGTGTAGCGCTCGATGAGGCGACCGATTGCGGTGGAAAGGCAGGGGGCCAGTCCGCCGGCGGTAAGCAGGGCAACTTTCTTCACAGACATGTTTAATTCCTTTCAGTTGAAGTGGTTGAAAATGAAGCGGACATAATGGGAATCGACGCACAAAACGCAAGCGGGAATTAAGGGCAATCGAAACGGGGATTGCAGGAATGCCGCGTCTTTTGTACAAAGCTCGGCTATGGCGGATTTATTCATTGTTAAGGAGCGGCTTAAGCTTTCGTTGAAGTTGGCGGCAACCGGCGTTGCCCTCGGCGCACTGGCGACCTGGCATTTCTGGACGCGGATCGAATTTGAAAGCGACCGGGCCAATTTCCTGCTTTCGGCCACCGTGACGGGGGCGTTGGCATTGGCCTGGCTGGGGTTGCTGGTGTCCTATCTGGCCGCCCGGCGCGTGATGGATCCCGGCCACCATAATCCGGGCGCGCGGGGCCACTTTCCTTGGTGGGCGGTGAAACTACTGCTGTTTGCCGGGGTGCTTGTGGCGGGGGGCATTGCCCTGAATAAATATGCGAAAGCCGTCGAAGGCGAATTTGCCCTGCTGCGCGGGAACGATCTCCCGATGCTGGAAGCACGAATCCTGGCCGATCCGGCCCTGCTGGAAAAACCCGAAGGGAAAAACGGCGGAACGCTTTTGCAGGTGGCCTTCCGGGAAAACCACCCCGAAGCGGTCGCCCTGCTGCTGGCCAACGGGGCATCCCGGGAGGGGCTGGAGCAGGACGGGATGAATATAGTCGTGGCCTCGCTCGAAAACCTTCCCATGCTCAATGCCCTGCTGAATGCGGGCTTCGATCCGGACAAGCCGGATGCCAAGGGCGTTCCGCCCATCCACCATGCCGTGGCCAAGCGGCTGGTTGACGCCGTTAAGGTTTTGCTCGAGGCCGGGGCCCAGGTGGATGCACGCGACCAAACCTTCCGCACCCCGCTCATGCGGGTGGTCGAGGCGGACGATCTGGAAATGGCCGCACTCCTGCTGGATCACCGGGCCGATGTGAATGCCTTCGACCGGCGGGGCGAGTCGCCGCTCCACCGTTCGGTGCGCAAACGCAGCGCCGAGGGCAGCCGGCTGTTGCTCGAACGCGGGGGCGACCCGCGCCAATTCAATTTTTTCCACATGACCCCGCTGCACATTGCCGTGAACGGTGGCCATACCAATCTGGTTTCCATCCTCCTCGAGCGGCCCAACATGGCCGGCCTGTACGATGAAGGCGGCCGGGTTCCGCTCGACCATGCGCTCAAGGGCCATTCGTTCGAGACCGCCGACCTGCTGATCGGGGCCGGCGCGGATGTCGATTTCATTTTGGCCAACGGCGAGACGCTGATGCACGAGACCATCCTTTCGCGCGACTACCAAACCGCCCGCTACCTCATCCGTGCCGGCGCCAGCGTGCACATCCCCAACGCCAAGGGCGAAACCGCCCACGCCATCATGCGCCGCAAGCAGCTTCACGGCCTGCTTGAGCTCGTTGAAATGCGCGACAATCCCGAGGCGTTCACCAATGCGGTGGATTCGGCGGAACTGTCCGTGGAGTAGTATAAAATACTAATTTTATACCCCGGGTTTTTTTATCGACGCATCATCTGTTCCCGTGCCATAAACTTTTCAAATTCTTTGTATATCAAACAATGGGGGTTGTTATGGTGGGGAAATTCGGCGTTATGCCATCGCTTTGCGCGTTGGTCGTTTTCACGTTTTGTTCAGCAGGTTTTGCGCAGTCCAACCCGATTGAGAACCAGGGTATAGTGACGGTCTCGGGAGCCTGGAATGTTTCCACGAACCTTTGGGTTGGCCTATATACGGGCGGGAATGGCCTGGTCGTCACCAACGGCGGAGAGGTTTCGACGGCCTATTATACCTATGTGGGGCACGATGCCGCTTCCGACAGCAACCGGGTTGTCATTGCCGGGGCGGGTTCCGAAATCAGGTGCAATGGAACCCGGGTGGGCCTTTACGGATCGAACAACTCCCTGAGAATCGAGGACGGCGGCAAGTTCTACAGCTCCATATCCGGCTACTATTCAGCCGTCGGGGATTGGCAGGGGAGCGATCACAACACGCTCGTTGTCGATGGAGCCGGTTCGCTAT is a genomic window containing:
- a CDS encoding recombinase family protein, whose protein sequence is MTTNHVQKIAIYARTSTSDGKQNVETQLSLLRQYCSQRGFEIHKEYVDQMSGSSDKRPEYLALLADAKKRHFSAVIVYRFDRFARSTKMLIEGLEEFDHLGIDFISYSENIDTSSPMGKCMFQIISAFAELEKSVIRERVMSGLDRARKEGKTLGRPRVGFDVSKALKLREEGLGVRRIAKQLGVSYGTVYRTLKDIPQIQMAG
- a CDS encoding plasmid mobilization protein gives rise to the protein MLPVRFTEAEKAKIQQDAKDSGLSLTEYVRRKLL
- a CDS encoding IS1595 family transposase; translated protein: MEAYPKDLEELELNFSSEEACRDYLASLRWPNGFLCPACGHGESWRLADGLFKCKKCSRKTSVTSGTIFEGTRKPLASWFRAIWWVTSQKNGASALGLMRVLGLGSYKTAWTWLHKLRRAMVRPGRERLTGTVQVDETFIGGTRPGKRGRGAEGKTLVLIVAQENGKAVGRIRLVKIPDASSKSLEGAIRETVDPGTQVKTDGWKGYNGLGALGYDHKVVRKSEDVGANLLPLCHRVASLLKRWLGGTHQGAVSHEHLAYYLDEYTFRFNRRTSRSRGMLFYRLLQNAVAMEPVRFKEISLSVRGRNHKIQT
- a CDS encoding homocysteine S-methyltransferase family protein, coding for MFNGIMNFEQTLQSCPTILMEAAIAERVRRAHPDLLHPRLATSLLTQTLEGRDILRGFVREYIAIAKEAGLPIVLGTPTWRVDKLRCTEENIATDLNAAAVQFEMEFKQDYASVLIAGQLGCKNDCYQPEEAITTSEAYDFHAWQIERLTEADFLYAVTLPEVGEALGIAQAMAATGKPYIISFVIGKDGCILDGTTLEEAISRIDAETNRSPIGYGVNCCYPSFLQASELSGDAAKRLLSIQANASSLSHDELEGAGTVKADPVEDWSRCMHNLHRTAGIKMLGGCCGTTGEHLKALVWDSSSNTK
- a CDS encoding pyrophosphate--fructose-6-phosphate 1-phosphotransferase, which codes for MSVKKVALLTAGGLAPCLSTAIGRLIERYTEVSPETEIIAYVGGYKGLLQGNSIKINGEIRENAAVLYKHGGSPIGNSRVKLTNVKDCEKRGLVQPGENPLEVAANQLVKDGVDVLHTIGGDDTNTTAADLAAFLAENNYKLIVVGLPKTIDNDVFPIKQSLGAWTAAEEGAKYFSNVVAEHNANPRMLIIHEVMGRNCGWLTAYTAKVYHENLEELDFLPNIGLSKERKDVHAIFVPEMEIDIAAEAARLGQVMDDVDNVNIFISEGAGVDAIIREMEAAGEEVPRDAFGHVKLDAVNPGAWFGKQFAKLLGAEKVLIQKSGYFARAAASNAADLKLIKDCCDKAVESAMEGIGGVVGHDEDKNDELRACEFPRIAGGKPFDIDEPWFGELLADIGQAKGAKVEVSH
- a CDS encoding ankyrin repeat domain-containing protein, whose translation is MLEARILADPALLEKPEGKNGGTLLQVAFRENHPEAVALLLANGASREGLEQDGMNIVVASLENLPMLNALLNAGFDPDKPDAKGVPPIHHAVAKRLVDAVKVLLEAGAQVDARDQTFRTPLMRVVEADDLEMAALLLDHRADVNAFDRRGESPLHRSVRKRSAEGSRLLLERGGDPRQFNFFHMTPLHIAVNGGHTNLVSILLERPNMAGLYDEGGRVPLDHALKGHSFETADLLIGAGADVDFILANGETLMHETILSRDYQTARYLIRAGASVHIPNAKGETAHAIMRRKQLHGLLELVEMRDNPEAFTNAVDSAELSVE